A region of the Thiomicrorhabdus sp. genome:
CCTGTTGCTAACGTAAGCGTCATGCCACCATCTGCACTTACTCCAACCGAATTAACTCTTGAGGCCACCACAGTATCAATCGATTTTAAATCTCCATTTTCATCCGTTCCATAAGCCGTTAACGAGTAAACACCAGATGGCTTAGAACGTTCAAAATTATCCAAACCATTCCAATCTACGACTTTCTCTCCGGCCTGCATATCGTCTAAATCCAATTCTTTTACAACACCATTTTCATCAGTAATAACCACTTTTACATCAGTTAATGGCTGATCTGCAGATAATCTAAATTGCGATGCAACATCTTGAGTATGGGAAAAATCTTCGCCATTAACTTGAACATTCTTACCAATAATAGAAGCCGCTTGCATGGTTTGTAAATTTTGAAACCCCTGTGTCATCGCCAAAATAGACGCATTCATTTTGGTAGTTGCTTCTAACTGACTCATTTGAGTTAAGTCGGTTACAAAACTTGTCGGATCCATTGGTTTTGAAGGGTCTTGATTTTGTAACTGAGTCGTTAACAACATCAAAAAATCAGCCTGACCCATAACATCTTTAGGAGCAGATGCACTTGGATTACTGTCTTGCTGCATAGCTTTTACGTAATCAGCATTACCCGTTGTCACGCCTGGAAAATAATCTGCCATAACCTACTCCTTTACCTATTTGCCCAACTGAATGGTGCGTAGTAATAACTGTTTTGAGGTATTCATTACTTCGATATTTGTTTCATAAGAACGCGATGCTGACATCATATTGGCCATCTCTTCAACCACATTTACATTAGGCTTATAGATATATCCGTTCTTATCTGCCATAGGGTGATTTGGGTTGTACTCCATAATCGGAGGTGCTTTGCTTTCAGCAATCTCTTTAACCCTAACTCCGCCTGTTGGCTCGTTACCCTGCCCCTCTAAAATAGTTTGAAAAACAGGTTGTTTAGATTTATAGGTTTCATCTTTATTAGAGCTGACACTATCAGCATTAGCCATATTAGAAGCGATGGTATTTAAACGCACCGTTTGTGCATGCATCCCAGAAGCGGAAATATCTAAAATATTGAACATTGACATCGTTATTTCTCCTTACTCATGGTTATTCACCACGAAGTGCTCCTCGAATACCAGAAATCTTGCCATTTATAAACTCTAAAGTGGCTTGTTGTTGCATGGCGTTTTCCATAAACTGGGCTTTTTCAATATGGGTTTCAACCGTATTACCATCCAAAGAAGGTTGTGTTGGCTGTCTGTACATTAAGTATTGTGATGTAGAGGTAAAGTCATCTCCAGAAATATGGCCCGAACTGGTTTTTGCCATCTTAATTTCATCACCGTTGTTTACATGAGATGTCGCATCTTGCATCGCTTTTCTAAAGTCGATGTCTCTAGCCTTAAAATTAGGCGTATCTTCATTAGCCAAGTTATTAGCTAATAACTCTGCTCTTTGCGTTCTGATTTTTAAGGCTGCTTCATGAATACCAAAAATTGACTCTGACATCTCACTTTCCTTATCTGTTTTTTATTTGGGTATTTTTTTGACACCCCAATAATCTATTAGTTAAGAGTTAGCAACAGAGATGCCAAACTTCGTTTTTTTCTCCTATTCCTTTAAAAAAGGCTAAAGTTTTTAAAAAATTGCCGGTTATCGGCTGATTTCTGAAAACTTTAATAAAAAAACGGAAAAAATTGCCGCATGGCATACAACATAAAAAATTCTCTTTATAAAACAGTTGATTACTTAAAGAAAAAAATACCTTTTAGATGAATTTACCAGGCCTGGTAAATTTAAAAACCTTTGAATATTTTCAAAATTCCTTAAATCGCAGACATAAAAAAACCTGTTAAAAACAGGTTTTATATTGCTGTCAAAACATTTACAGTAATTTAAATTCACTACCAAGCTTTAACAATATCGCCCACCTGAACGATGCCTTTTTTTGCTGTTATCTCTGCGATTGCAAATTTTGGCATAATTCGAGTAATCTTTAAAAAAGCACCTGGAATTTGATCTGTTCCTAAATTCATGCCGTTAAAACGAACAGGTCGGCCTGTTTTGTGATAAACCGCCAAGTCGTCGCCAACCTTAGCTCCTGAGTTAGCATTTAGGTAAATCACATACTCATTATCTCGCACATCAATAATTTCACTTTCAAACGATTTGCAGTGTAAATAATCAAGGGCATCATTCACCTCTTGCTCAAGAAGAGCATGAAACACTTTGCCTGTATCAGTAGCAAAAAAAGCATTGGTTCCAAAAGGTCTATCTCGGCCTACCGTAACATCACCTTTTATATCAAACCCGCCACGTGATTGATGCACAATTTCATTACGCATTAAATCAACCACATACCAATCCGTTTCAATATGACGTTCTGTAGGTTTAACTTCTAAATCGTAAAGGCGTTTCATGCTATTAAACACGGAGTCTTCTTGATGAGATGACATTGAACGCAAAATAGTTAAAAGTAAATATTGTGCTCCTGTTTGATTACGAATTGATGCCAGCAATTCAGGGTCTAAATTAGGGGCGACTTGCAAATTAGGTTGTAAATCTACTGGCTGCTTTAATAAGGTATAGTTTTTATAGCCTTGATTACGAATACGACGATCTAACTCTAACTGGTAACCATTCAGCAAATTAGAGATATCATTAGCCTGACTAGCGTGAGCAAATACAGCAGGTGCAACTGCTAAACGGGTTTGATACTTGTTACCTGGTAAATTAGTACATACTCCCCGCTCCTCAGTTAAACAAACATTCATGGTCACCTCGTAATTTAAAGACCCTTCTTTTGTTTTGCCATACATATCATCAGAGTCTTCATACCCTTCTTTAAGAACCTCAAAACTTTTTACCTTACTATTTGAGATAAAACGAGTACTATCAAGCTTGAGTTGATAGGCTTCAACTGATTGATCTGTTTTAACCACAACATTGTTTTTTAAACTGGCTTGCTGTAAAGCGTCTCTAATTGCCATTTTTCTGGCAAATGCTTTACTTACATCTTTAGAACTGGCAGAACCCTTAACCACAACACATTGCTCGCTGCTATCAGATTGTTTTACTGCCGATTGAGAATCGTGCCTTGAAGCTTGAGGCTTAGACATGCCTGAGTAAGAATTTGAATCATGCCCAATGTTGTTATTTTTAACATCATCTTTATTATCTTCATTATTTTCATTATCACCATAATCTACAGGACATTTTTGTTCTGGTGAATTAGGGTTATCAATACAAGAATCTGGGCTTAAATATAGCGTGACATTGTTGGCCAAACTAATTGAGCTATAAATCAAGAAAAAAATACCAAGTATCGTTTTATACATATGTAATTCTCTAGGCCTGGTGTTGTTTGGCTCTATTTACTTCATCAATACGATTAACGACCGTATTGGCTAACTCATCCGAATGCCATTTAGACAAAAATACATTAGCCCCAACCTTTTCGGTTAGGGTTTCATTAAAACCGCCACTAAGCGATGAGTTAAGCACCACAAAAATATCTTTTAAGCGATCATCTTTACGAATACTTGAGGTTAACGTATAACCATCCATCTCTGGCATTTCAATATCAGAGATTACCATCAACACTCGATCACTCACCCTAGGGGAAATTCCTTTATCGGCATCGTCAGCCCATTTTTGTAAAAACTCTAAAGCCAATTTACCGTTGTTGACAATTTTATTGGCAATACCCATTTTGTCGAGAATACTTTTTAACTGAGTACGTGCAACGGTTGAATCATCCGCACCTAAAACAAAGTACTCTTGATCTTTAGTCTTACCAATGTGTGATGAAATAAACTCATCGGATACTTCATTACTCAAGCCTGAAACTTCAGCTAATACCTTTTCAACGTCAACAATTTGTACAATTTGCTCTTGAGCACGGGTAATACCTGTCAAATAATTAACATTTTGTAAACTATCTGGTGGAGCCAAGATATCTTCCCATCTAAGATGCACAATACGATCTACATCTTCAACCAAAAAACCTTGAATTGAACTGTTGAACTCCGTGACTATCGTCAAACTCTCTGAATATTTTGCTGGGTCCACTGGCTCTAAATCAAGTGCCTTGGCCAAATCAATCATAGGCATGGTTTGCCCACGAATATCAGCAACTCCTACTACTCTAGAATCGGCCTTAGGAACAGAAGAAATTTCAGGCGTGCGAATCACTTCACGCACTTTAAATACATTAATACCAAACAACTGCTTCCCTTTTATAGTAAAGAGAAGCAACTCCATCCGGTTCATACCTGCTAGAGAAGTTCTTTGATCAACCCCTTTTAAAAAGCTCGCCATGTTAACGCTACCTTATTCCATTTAATCTGTATGCATTCTTAAAGCATCTATTGTATAACTCAAAATGTTTTACGTATTACTTTACTTACTATTCGGTTGACTTGAAAAAAAACAAGCCACTTAGGTTGCTTTCATGTCACTTTAAAAGCCAACTCCAGTCATGTTAGACTGAGCACATGAAAAAAATTAAACCATTTATTATGTTTTGGCTCATGCTTAATTTGGCATTTATGTATATAAATGCTCAAGCAAACCAATCAATAAACCAACATCCTTCTCCAACAGAGCCTGAAACACAAGTCTATCAGTCGCTTGAGGAAATACATGAATTGGTCTTAAAGCATGTTAAGCAAAAAATTGACCAAAAAATATTTGACCCAACAATTCAGTTGAGAAAACTTACTCCAGATTTAAAACTTCCAAAATGTCTAATACCATTACGGTTGGTTGATAAAAATCTAGAAAATGTGGCTGGACGAATGACCATTAGCGTTTTCTGCAACAAACCCAATTGGAGAGTTTTTGTCCCTGTTACCGTTGAAGGCAAAAAACCTGTTGTTATTTCGACTCATGGAATTCTTAAACGTGCCGTTATAAAACCTGGAGATGTTCGTCAAGTTTTATTAAATTACAAACATATACCTTCTGGCGGAATGATTGACCCCAATAAAGTTATTGGCATGAGAACCAAAAAAGCCATTGCTCCTAATGCCGTGATTAAAATAAGAGACTTGCAACCACCTTATTGGGTATTTAAAAATAAACAAGTCAATATTATTACTCGTATTGGTGGCATTGAGGTAAAAACCAAAGGTACCGCTTTAGATGATGCGGTGGCTGATGAACAAGTTCGTGTTAAAAACAATGCATCTGAAAAAATCATTAAAGGCATAGTTATTGCTCCTAACGCAGTATTGATTCCATAAACTTTTTTAGAAAAATAAGTATTTTTTTCTAAAGCTTTCTAATATCTGCCGTTACAAATATTAGAAACAATACACAATACTGTTAAAATGACAGTAAATACTAGGTGAGGCTAGAGAAATGGACATTAAAAATTTAACGACAAGCGTCGCGGCCAATAGAGCTAATGACTCGGTTAAACCGCAGCTAAAAGGCATGGAAGAAGGCAATAAACAACTTTCTTCAACTGCAAACACTGATAAAGTCACGCTAACCGATGTTTTGTCTCAAGTAATGGATTTAGAGACTCAATCTAAAGACGTAAACATAGATAACTCAGCAAAAGTAGCCGCTATCAAAGCAGCTGTGCAAGATGGTTCATACCAGGTTGACACTCAAAAAATCGCTGAAAAACTGATTCAAACTGAAGCACTGTTCGCAAAGGCTTAATTCATCACAATGACTGATCAACTAAACGAATTAAATTCTAATCAATTTCCCTCACAGATTGAGGAATTAGTTCGTTTATTGAATCAGTTTTCTGATGTACTTGATACAGAATCAAACTGTATTAAAAAAAACCTACCTGAAAAACTTATTGAAAATGCTCAAAATAAAAATGCCTTAGCTGATCAGTTGAGCAATGCAACTAATCGCATTGAAAAACAACTTGAACCTTTGAACTTAACTCTAACCACATTAATTGATCACAACAGTTTTCAGATGCTTAGTGCCAACACGCAAGCAAACATTAGAGACTTAATGGTTAAAATTAAAGACTGTCATGATAAAAACCTTGCCAACGGCATGTCAATTCAAATGCTTAGCAATATCAACAAGCATGCTTTGGATTTAATCTCAGGAAAGCCGCAAGATTTAAAGCTCTATGGTTCAAGTGGCGAAAAAACCAATAGCAGCAGTTCTCAGGGCTCTCTAGGTAAAGCTTAATAACAAAAAATTCTTTTTGAGAATTTCATAAAAACCGCATTACCTTTTTCTTTAATTCCTTTCAAAAGAAATCCCCTAAAGATAAACCCTGGCGTATTTAATGCTTATTCAAGCTTTATTAAACACTTATTCTTTAAAATAGAATCTAAATAATTTTTTATGATTAAAGAGACTTTAGTGTTAAGAGTTATTTTGTAATAAACTAACGCAATCCATTATTGAGCCATAAATAATATGCTCAGCCTTTTGATATGATTTAGAGAGACCACTATGCGTAAAGACCAACGTTCTTATTACCGAATTGATGTCATCATGCCATGCAGCTACCGTATTTTGTCACAGGAAGAGGCTGAAAATACTTTACTGCCCACTTCTCCAGATGCTAAGTACATTGAAGATTACTTTATGGAAAACTTGACTCAGTTAGATGAACAAATCAATGAAGTCATCTCACATATTAATCAAAAAAGTTCTCTTCTAGCCACTGCGTTAACCGCAATGAATAGTAAAATCAATTTCTTACTACAAACGGTAGATGAGAAACAGCTCTCTAGAGCAATTCCGCAAAGATTAGTGAATTTAAGTGGAAGCGGTGTTGCTATTGATGTAGAAGAAGATGTTCAGATGAGTGATAAGGTTGATTTACTGATTAAACCTCTACCAAATGAATCTCCAATCCTCGTGCGTTGCAATATTATAAAAATCACACCATTAGCAGATGGATCTTCAACAGGCTCTACAATTGCCTTAGAATATACCTCTCTTTCAGAAGATGATCGAAGAAAACTTGTCTATTTTGTTCAAGCTAAAGAAATTGAGTTTGCTCAGAAAAAACGCAATAAAGAAGAAAAAAACAAATAAACGCTTTTCATTATAAGCAATCCTCTTATAAGTTAATTAACGACCCAGTTTTAATTCAGACACAAAAAAGCCCCTTAGTTGAATTGAAAAAATTCATTTTAACTAAGAGGCATTTTATAAATTTTGAGTAATTTGAGTAATCTAAATATTGGCTTGTGGGTATTAACTTACTAACGTTATTAAATTATGGATAAGCATAACGCTTATCACGTCTTTCTGCCTTTTTAGGTGAGTTTTGATCTTTTAACAACCCAGAAAGCTTTTTTTCTAAAGCTTGAATCTTAGCCAATCCTCTATCTACTTTTAAAGCATTGTCTTTTTGTGATTCAGCAGAGTCTTTAATAACCTTATTCTGCTTTGCCACCTTACTTTCTAGTATACGAACTCGCGTACTAATACTTGCCGCATCAGCGACACTTTGCCACATAAACAAAGATAATAACAAACCTACTAAGACTTTTTTAATCTTCATGTCATCACACCTTAATGTCCCTTACCCATTAACTAAATATCAAATATTTTTTGGATATATAGCTATAAGGCAATCTTAGTAAGAACTTATTTTATAAGCGGCTTCAGGCTCTACAGCTTGCGTCTTTGAGCTCGAGTAAATAAAAGCCTCTTCAAAGAATTTTTTATCTACATAAACCTCTAATACAGTTTCATAGTTTTGATCAGCCATTGGAGTAACACTTACCACTCTAGCTCCTCTTACCACAGCATTAACACGAGCTCTAAAGCTATCATTTTTTGCCGTTAAGGTAGAGACAGATGTATTACTGTCAATTTTAATACCATATAACTGTTCAGCAAGCGCTCTATAAGCATCCAATTTAGAAGCTCGAATTGCCATTAAACGTCTTTGCCCAGGAGTGTAAGCAGCGTAGGTACTTTCTGCCCCATAACCAATACCTGTAATCTTTAATAATTCAGCCTTTTTCTCAGGTTGGTGCTGTGGAACAACTTGAACCGGAGCTGCCTGCTGAGCTTGGACTGGTGCTGCAGAAGGTGAATCAGACTTAATCTCATTACAACCGGACAGAACAGCTACACTGGCTAACCCTGCTATTAAAAATGAACGTTTTTTCATGGTTTATACTCCACTTTTACTCAAATATTTACTCAAAAATTTAATGTTTATACTTAATCTATTTAGCTATTTAGTTACATTGATTTAGTTTTGCAGAGCAATCTAAATCATTTAAATCGTATTCTTTTGCAAACTGATAATTTCTATTCAATTGCTTAGTTGAATAATAATCAGGTTTTTTCATTGTCCTTACTTCAACCAGACCCACTGTTTGACCAAATTTAACCGTTTTACTTTTAATGTTGGTTAATAAGGAACTATCACTGCAACCTGTTAAAAACATAGTTAATACACAAACGCTTAGTCCTAGCTTCATAAAGAACACCTAAATTTATGGATAAGAATCCGTAACCGACTGGTCATACATACCTCCATCAGGAGCACTGTATTGGTATCTTTGTTTATTGGCGGCTTCTTTGGCCTTTTCTTCTTTGGCCATTTTTTCAGCTTGCTCTAATAAGACCTGTTTCTCTACCGTTTTAACACTATGTATTAAAGAATCGTACTGTGCCTGAATTTTTTTCACTCGGCGATTCACTTCATCAATACGTCTTTGAGCAGTAATTAACTTCTTATTTACCGAACTCACTTTACTCAGCAATGCAGGATCTTGTGATACTGTATTTTTTATCGCCTCAGTATGCGTTACAGCAGTTACTGCAGCTGGATTAACCATTGGTGTAGTGCCATGTGCTCCTTGATTTGCCATATGCGCATTACTAGCGTGACTACCAGGCTTGTTTTGATTTCCTAAACCGAGAGGATCAAGTACTTCATTTTGTGCCGCCTTACCAACGCCGCCACCCACTTGACCGATATCAGCAGAAAGTTGTTCAAATTGAAATGCTAAAGCATCCAGCTTTTTCTCTATCGACTTAACACTTTTTTCAGCAGACTTAACAGACTGCCCATTATGTTCGCTTGAGACCTTAATCGATTCAATTAAGGTTTGTGTTTCCTCATCTATACCTGCAGAGGAAGCTGATAAAGCACTCCAAACACCGATACCTATTCCAACAACTGCTAATACACTAAGAATAGAACCAAAGATAATGATAAGTTTTTTTATAGAATCCATATCTGCCGCCATTTTCTTGGAATTTTTTGCTTCTGATGCTGAGTCTCGTTTTGCGAGAATCTCGTCGTTTATAGAACGATCCTTAGTATTATCAATTTTAGAATCTGTACTTTTTTCAGCTTCTACTGATTTTACGGCTGGCTCTCTAACTTCTTTAGACTGTAAAACAGGCTCAGAAACACCAATCACTTCAGGTTCGCCATCATCGGTTGCAACTAAATCATCGATGGAATCAAGCAAATCTTCTTCAGTTGCCTTTATATCTTCGGCATTATCAGAAATGTCAAAATCATCAAGCTGATCATCTGGCACAACCTCTTCATCAGCAACTTCTGACACAGCTTCCAGCTCTGCCTCGTCTAATAAAGCATCAATACTTTCAAGATCATTAGGATCAAATGTTTCGTCAGTAGTTGCCACTAATCCTTCCTTAAGCATACTTAGAGTAATAACAAGTTGTTACCACCCAAGGCACAAACTTTATGGGCAAATTAGAGTAATAGATAGATAGTTTGTTTAATTCATTCAGAAAAATTAACAAACTTTTCGAAGACACCATCATCTGCCCAGTAAACATCTGGCAATAAGTGAAATTGTCCATTAGCATCACGAATATAAGTTCCGTTAGCCGTCTCAATCAAGGTATCTACATCAGATGAAAGATTGCTTGATTTGACAATTTCAATCGCCACACGTCCTAAAGCATAAAATAGGCCATTATTAGAAAATGATTGTGATTTTGATTTATTGTTTGTCATTTCAGTTGACAAAGAGAGAGGTAAAACAGCAAATGTTTCTTGCCATGCATCAAGATGGTTAAGCAAGTAGTTAGCTGACGGGTTCTTACTCGGATACCAAATATGAGTAATGGGTTTAGAGTTTCCAATAAAATTCAAATAAGGTGCAACTTGGATAGCAAGGTTTTGAGGTACAAAAGAAATAACCGCATCTATATCTTTACGAGCTCTTGGCGAAAACTCTAAGTGGGTATGCAATACTTTTTGTAACCAAGCTTTACGAGCCTCAGACTGATTAATATTTAAACCATCATCAATTGCCTGACCAACTGTTTTCTCTATATCTTTAGAAATATAGCTCTCTGCATGTGGATAATTAGACCAGGCCTGTAAAAATGCTTCCTCAAGCTCTTGGGAAGTTGGTTCTGGTTCTTTTAACACCAATACACGCTCATAACCTGCTTGATTAAGGATTTGAAAAACCTGCTCTAAACCCGCTTGTTTTCCTGGAGACAAACTAAATTCATAATTCGTAAAAGAGGTCACATCATTAAAATAAAGTGTTTGAACTCCAGTCTTTAGTTCTTGCCATTGAGCGATTTTTTCTTTTTGCAATGGTCCAAAAATAAAACTCGGATCATAGTATTTTAAAACCTCCCAGGCTTCAAAAGCTGAATCGTAAATAGCTAAATCTAAAGCGATTAATTTGCCTTCAAAACCGGCCTCTGTTAGGCCTTTCTGTAACGCTTTTTGAATACTTGCTCCCACACTGCCATAAACACCAGTCACAGGAAGCACTATAGCAACTACCGCATTTTTGTCATGCATTGGAAAATCAATCGATTTGCCCGATGAAAAAAACGAAAAAAATGATGAGCTTTTCTTAGGAATAGACTCAACATATTTTCTTAATCTTTCTATTCGCGCTTGAAAACCAGGCAGAATATATTGCTTATCAAGCTGATTTAAATACTGCTTTACCTGCTTTGCATCACCGTGCTTTTGAGACATTTCAGCACGAAGGATCATGATTTCTTGATCTAACCGCTTAACCTGTTGTAATCGAGAACTAGATTGATTTTGCCTATTTTCATTACCCGCATAAGCACCTGATTGTTTTGACCCTTTTAGCAGTTCATCCCACTCACTTGCATAGGCAAAGGTTGCCATAGGCAAAAAAATCACTAGCCAACTAAACATTACAAGCCAAATTCGCATTACAAAAACCTTATTTTATTGATGCCGTATTAGCCATCTATTAACCCATGGCTTAGGTAATATTAAGGGATTTAGACACAATCTCATAAACATCTTTAGATAAGTTATCTGTTTTTAAGATGCTATTTAAGGCCTGTTTCATCATCTCTTGGCGTTGAGTGTCATACCTTTGCCAGTGAGTGAATGGTGCCACAATTCTAGCCGCAACTTGTGGATTAATGGCATCCAGTTTAATCACTTGCTGTGATAAAAAGGTATACCCTTCACCGTCTATACGATGAAAGCCCAGCATGTTTAAACGACCAAATACTCCTAAAACACTTCTCACTCTATTTGGATTGGTATAACTAAAATCTTTAAGCTCTACCAGTGCCTTAACATGTTCTAAGGCATGAATATGATGAGAAGAGGCTTGAAGTGTGAACCATTTATCAAGCACTAAAGAATCCTCTTTCCATTTAGAGTAAAAGCTCTCTAAACAGACTTGTCTTTGCGGGCTATCAGTATGTGACAAGGTTTCTAATGCCGCTAAGGTATCAGTCATATTATGTGCGTTATTAAACTGATTTACGGCTTTATCGATATGATTATCTGCACTCATTAGATAGTTTAAGCAAATATTTTTTAATTTTCGATTAGCAATATCATCTTTTTGATATCGATACACCTCTGAAGAATCACTTAATTCTCTATACAGATCTGTAAAGACCGATTCATAATGATTTGCCAATGCCGTTTTTATCCAGCGGTGGACGTGATAAA
Encoded here:
- a CDS encoding flagellar hook assembly protein FlgD translates to MADYFPGVTTGNADYVKAMQQDSNPSASAPKDVMGQADFLMLLTTQLQNQDPSKPMDPTSFVTDLTQMSQLEATTKMNASILAMTQGFQNLQTMQAASIIGKNVQVNGEDFSHTQDVASQFRLSADQPLTDVKVVITDENGVVKELDLDDMQAGEKVVDWNGLDNFERSKPSGVYSLTAYGTDENGDLKSIDTVVASRVNSVGVSADGGMTLTLATGERVGMDKVREISG
- the flgC gene encoding flagellar basal body rod protein FlgC, encoding MSMFNILDISASGMHAQTVRLNTIASNMANADSVSSNKDETYKSKQPVFQTILEGQGNEPTGGVRVKEIAESKAPPIMEYNPNHPMADKNGYIYKPNVNVVEEMANMMSASRSYETNIEVMNTSKQLLLRTIQLGK
- the flgB gene encoding flagellar basal body rod protein FlgB, whose amino-acid sequence is MSESIFGIHEAALKIRTQRAELLANNLANEDTPNFKARDIDFRKAMQDATSHVNNGDEIKMAKTSSGHISGDDFTSTSQYLMYRQPTQPSLDGNTVETHIEKAQFMENAMQQQATLEFINGKISGIRGALRGE
- a CDS encoding chemotaxis protein, whose amino-acid sequence is MASFLKGVDQRTSLAGMNRMELLLFTIKGKQLFGINVFKVREVIRTPEISSVPKADSRVVGVADIRGQTMPMIDLAKALDLEPVDPAKYSESLTIVTEFNSSIQGFLVEDVDRIVHLRWEDILAPPDSLQNVNYLTGITRAQEQIVQIVDVEKVLAEVSGLSNEVSDEFISSHIGKTKDQEYFVLGADDSTVARTQLKSILDKMGIANKIVNNGKLALEFLQKWADDADKGISPRVSDRVLMVISDIEMPEMDGYTLTSSIRKDDRLKDIFVVLNSSLSGGFNETLTEKVGANVFLSKWHSDELANTVVNRIDEVNRAKQHQA
- the flgA gene encoding flagellar basal body P-ring formation chaperone FlgA encodes the protein MKKIKPFIMFWLMLNLAFMYINAQANQSINQHPSPTEPETQVYQSLEEIHELVLKHVKQKIDQKIFDPTIQLRKLTPDLKLPKCLIPLRLVDKNLENVAGRMTISVFCNKPNWRVFVPVTVEGKKPVVISTHGILKRAVIKPGDVRQVLLNYKHIPSGGMIDPNKVIGMRTKKAIAPNAVIKIRDLQPPYWVFKNKQVNIITRIGGIEVKTKGTALDDAVADEQVRVKNNASEKIIKGIVIAPNAVLIP
- the flgM gene encoding flagellar biosynthesis anti-sigma factor FlgM, giving the protein MDIKNLTTSVAANRANDSVKPQLKGMEEGNKQLSSTANTDKVTLTDVLSQVMDLETQSKDVNIDNSAKVAAIKAAVQDGSYQVDTQKIAEKLIQTEALFAKA
- a CDS encoding flagella synthesis protein FlgN, producing MTDQLNELNSNQFPSQIEELVRLLNQFSDVLDTESNCIKKNLPEKLIENAQNKNALADQLSNATNRIEKQLEPLNLTLTTLIDHNSFQMLSANTQANIRDLMVKIKDCHDKNLANGMSIQMLSNINKHALDLISGKPQDLKLYGSSGEKTNSSSSQGSLGKA
- a CDS encoding PilZ domain-containing protein; this encodes MRKDQRSYYRIDVIMPCSYRILSQEEAENTLLPTSPDAKYIEDYFMENLTQLDEQINEVISHINQKSSLLATALTAMNSKINFLLQTVDEKQLSRAIPQRLVNLSGSGVAIDVEEDVQMSDKVDLLIKPLPNESPILVRCNIIKITPLADGSSTGSTIALEYTSLSEDDRRKLVYFVQAKEIEFAQKKRNKEEKNK
- a CDS encoding LPP20 family lipoprotein, which encodes MKKRSFLIAGLASVAVLSGCNEIKSDSPSAAPVQAQQAAPVQVVPQHQPEKKAELLKITGIGYGAESTYAAYTPGQRRLMAIRASKLDAYRALAEQLYGIKIDSNTSVSTLTAKNDSFRARVNAVVRGARVVSVTPMADQNYETVLEVYVDKKFFEEAFIYSSSKTQAVEPEAAYKISSY
- a CDS encoding penicillin-binding protein activator, producing the protein MRIWLVMFSWLVIFLPMATFAYASEWDELLKGSKQSGAYAGNENRQNQSSSRLQQVKRLDQEIMILRAEMSQKHGDAKQVKQYLNQLDKQYILPGFQARIERLRKYVESIPKKSSSFFSFFSSGKSIDFPMHDKNAVVAIVLPVTGVYGSVGASIQKALQKGLTEAGFEGKLIALDLAIYDSAFEAWEVLKYYDPSFIFGPLQKEKIAQWQELKTGVQTLYFNDVTSFTNYEFSLSPGKQAGLEQVFQILNQAGYERVLVLKEPEPTSQELEEAFLQAWSNYPHAESYISKDIEKTVGQAIDDGLNINQSEARKAWLQKVLHTHLEFSPRARKDIDAVISFVPQNLAIQVAPYLNFIGNSKPITHIWYPSKNPSANYLLNHLDAWQETFAVLPLSLSTEMTNNKSKSQSFSNNGLFYALGRVAIEIVKSSNLSSDVDTLIETANGTYIRDANGQFHLLPDVYWADDGVFEKFVNFSE